In Neosynechococcus sphagnicola sy1, a single genomic region encodes these proteins:
- a CDS encoding glycosyltransferase family 4 protein, whose amino-acid sequence MSTTAAILYKKDGYDTSGKRLMGRQAAGEGFLKSLVQYGTADSLFCCAATRDEFAEFCKQIHRWMQHPRKVQWLPEADPRSLSQAGTLYRPDGILADLAWQRRFLDPQAYSLCGVTHTIASRGVMQAIGDLLIAPVQPWDALICTSQAVKTAVDHLLQDWADYLAQRLGSRPEPLLQLPVIPLGVDCDSFAPPVRAADLRHQLRQRLGIGAEDMVILFVGRLIFYAKAHPVPMYQAVEQAAQTTQAKIHLIQAGWFENPREEAAFKEAAQQFAPSVKHLFLDGRQPEIRTGIWSAADIFVSLSDNIQETFGLTPIEAMASGLPVVITDWNGYQESVRQGIDGFKIPTLTPPADAGLDLAAGYFSDALNYSTFVGHACLATAVNVEACTQVLINLMTQPTLRQRLGENGRQRARATYDWRVVVAAYEQLWQQLAEIRQSATMAAPLSPGQPPHPLCPDPFRLFRHYPTLALTPDLRLSLGQMASPESLALVRQSWMSGFGATERLPHTVLDALLATLTVTGSLSVAEILAQYSDQDASKLARSLVYLLKFQVLRSDDPSWQLF is encoded by the coding sequence ATGAGTACGACAGCAGCAATTCTCTATAAAAAGGATGGCTACGATACCAGTGGTAAACGCCTGATGGGTCGTCAGGCCGCTGGGGAGGGCTTCCTGAAAAGCTTAGTCCAATATGGCACGGCGGATTCCCTGTTTTGCTGTGCTGCCACTCGGGATGAGTTTGCCGAATTTTGCAAACAAATTCATCGTTGGATGCAACACCCCCGCAAAGTACAGTGGCTGCCCGAAGCGGATCCGCGATCGCTATCCCAGGCTGGGACGCTCTACCGTCCCGATGGCATCTTGGCGGATCTGGCATGGCAGCGACGATTTCTCGATCCCCAAGCTTACAGCCTGTGTGGAGTTACCCATACCATCGCTAGTCGCGGGGTGATGCAGGCCATTGGGGATCTGTTGATTGCGCCAGTGCAGCCCTGGGATGCCTTGATTTGCACCTCTCAGGCGGTCAAGACCGCCGTTGACCATCTCTTGCAAGACTGGGCTGACTATTTGGCTCAGCGCCTCGGGAGTCGCCCAGAACCGCTGCTGCAACTCCCTGTAATTCCCTTGGGCGTTGACTGTGACAGTTTCGCCCCCCCCGTCCGCGCCGCCGATCTACGGCACCAACTCCGCCAGCGCTTGGGCATTGGGGCTGAGGATATGGTGATTCTGTTTGTCGGACGCCTGATCTTCTACGCCAAAGCCCACCCGGTGCCCATGTATCAGGCGGTGGAGCAGGCGGCTCAGACCACCCAGGCCAAGATTCATCTGATTCAAGCCGGCTGGTTTGAAAATCCCAGGGAGGAAGCAGCCTTTAAAGAGGCCGCCCAACAGTTTGCCCCCTCGGTGAAGCATTTGTTTTTAGATGGACGTCAACCCGAGATTCGGACGGGTATCTGGTCAGCCGCCGATATTTTTGTTTCCCTCTCCGACAATATTCAAGAAACCTTTGGCCTCACCCCCATTGAAGCCATGGCATCGGGGCTACCCGTAGTGATTACGGACTGGAATGGCTATCAGGAGTCCGTCCGCCAAGGCATCGATGGCTTCAAGATTCCGACCCTGACCCCCCCTGCCGATGCCGGACTGGATCTAGCCGCTGGTTACTTCAGCGATGCCCTCAATTACAGTACCTTTGTGGGGCATGCCTGTCTGGCAACGGCGGTGAATGTGGAAGCCTGTACCCAGGTTTTGATCAACTTAATGACCCAACCGACCCTGCGACAACGCCTCGGGGAAAACGGGCGGCAACGGGCGAGGGCTACCTATGACTGGCGAGTGGTGGTGGCTGCCTATGAGCAGCTGTGGCAACAATTGGCTGAGATTCGCCAATCGGCGACGATGGCAGCCCCCCTGTCCCCCGGTCAGCCACCCCATCCCCTTTGTCCCGATCCCTTTCGGTTGTTTCGTCACTACCCAACCCTGGCGTTAACCCCTGACCTGCGATTGAGCTTGGGGCAGATGGCATCTCCCGAATCCTTAGCCCTCGTGCGCCAATCCTGGATGAGTGGATTTGGAGCCACTGAGCGGCTACCCCACACGGTGCTGGATGCCCTGTTAGCAACCCTCACGGTCACTGGATCGCTATCGGTGGCCGAAATTCTGGCTCAGTACTCTGACCAGGATGCCTCAAAGTTGGCGAGATCGCTGGTGTATCTTTTGAAGTTTCAAGTCCTCCGTTCCGACGACCCGTCCTGGCAACTTTTCTGA
- a CDS encoding DUF1350 family protein, which produces MRRSGQKLIMEWQEISNNWVWVPPRPIGVVHFLGGAFVAAAPQVTYCRLLESLGRQGYVIVATPFVNTFDHQAIADDVLNRFESTLERLQATVLRRKFFPIYGVGHSMGCKLHLLLGSLFAIERAGNILISFNNYSARNSIPLAETLVTALDMEFTPSPAATNRLVAQRYQVRRNLLIQFTKDELDQTKGLQTLLNDRFPGMVVTQTLPGNHLTPLGPDVNWQAGSAFSPLDAIAQWMRKEVYRELHELEKAMLLWLNPCVPR; this is translated from the coding sequence ATGAGGCGTTCTGGACAAAAATTGATCATGGAGTGGCAGGAAATCTCGAACAATTGGGTCTGGGTTCCCCCTCGCCCCATCGGTGTGGTGCATTTTTTGGGGGGGGCATTTGTCGCCGCCGCCCCTCAAGTCACCTATTGTCGGTTGCTGGAGTCTCTCGGGCGACAGGGCTATGTGATTGTAGCCACGCCCTTTGTCAATACCTTTGATCATCAGGCGATCGCCGACGATGTGCTGAATCGATTTGAATCCACCCTGGAACGCCTCCAGGCTACGGTGCTGCGGCGCAAGTTTTTCCCCATCTATGGGGTAGGTCACAGCATGGGGTGCAAATTGCACTTATTGCTGGGCAGTTTATTCGCCATCGAACGGGCGGGAAATATTCTGATTTCCTTTAACAATTACTCTGCCCGCAATTCAATCCCGTTGGCGGAAACCCTTGTGACTGCCCTGGATATGGAGTTCACCCCCTCGCCAGCGGCGACCAATCGCTTGGTTGCCCAGCGCTACCAGGTGCGGCGGAATCTGTTGATTCAATTCACCAAGGATGAGCTTGATCAAACCAAGGGGTTGCAAACCCTGTTAAATGACCGCTTCCCCGGCATGGTCGTCACACAAACCCTGCCCGGAAATCACCTGACTCCCTTGGGGCCAGATGTGAATTGGCAAGCGGGTTCTGCCTTTTCTCCCCTGGATGCGATCGCCCAGTGGATGCGGAAGGAGGTCTACCGAGAACTACACGAGTTAGAAAAGGCGATGCTACTCTGGCTCAATCCCTGTGTTCCCCGCTAA
- a CDS encoding AEC family transporter, translated as MTHAVVPKAIALILLIGVGYLLQKKFQDPTAIGAIRNFILNAALPATIFLSTIEIDTTLDLVLLPSFALAVNLFLFVIGSLVSALLIKQSESDRSRALILLFPSLAPGLTVYPFIAQFSGQQGLAWAALADMGNKFFVLVGLYAFAIFWYQQSQAQTQQTKIDAQWLSIVRFLISEPVNIAIVLAVILAIFNINSQRLPLALSDAIQKLAVCATPMILFYVGISLNLKSFQFGKLLMILLARSGAGFMLSAVAIALLNPTTPDIRTLFVALPQASCSLWPLLHATNINQLPLDLSADGDREPPVNFFNIEFATALLAMSFPFSIFILLIVFSSGNYFTTPDHLSQMGMILLLAFGSLLLMTSLLRSHNLLQISPWVKKISGGDQRPLGHCPIAFQHPLI; from the coding sequence ATGACTCACGCTGTCGTCCCTAAAGCGATCGCCCTCATCCTGCTCATTGGTGTTGGCTACCTGTTGCAGAAAAAGTTTCAAGACCCCACTGCGATTGGGGCAATTCGTAACTTTATTTTGAATGCTGCCCTGCCAGCAACCATTTTTCTTTCCACGATTGAAATTGACACGACCTTAGATTTGGTTCTCCTCCCGTCCTTTGCCCTTGCTGTCAATCTGTTCTTATTTGTGATTGGTAGTCTAGTTTCTGCCCTGTTAATCAAGCAGTCGGAATCTGATCGGAGTCGGGCACTGATTTTATTGTTTCCTTCCTTGGCACCCGGTCTAACGGTCTATCCCTTTATTGCCCAGTTTTCTGGTCAGCAAGGACTTGCCTGGGCGGCTTTAGCAGACATGGGGAATAAATTCTTTGTCCTCGTTGGATTATATGCCTTTGCTATTTTTTGGTATCAGCAGAGTCAAGCCCAGACCCAGCAAACCAAAATTGATGCCCAATGGCTGAGTATTGTGCGATTTTTAATTAGCGAACCTGTTAATATTGCGATCGTTTTAGCAGTCATTCTTGCGATCTTTAATATCAACTCTCAACGGTTACCATTGGCATTATCTGATGCGATCCAAAAACTCGCAGTTTGCGCGACGCCGATGATTTTATTTTATGTGGGAATTTCTCTTAATCTTAAATCCTTTCAGTTTGGTAAATTATTGATGATTTTATTGGCGCGCTCAGGTGCCGGATTTATGTTAAGTGCCGTTGCGATCGCCCTCTTGAATCCCACTACCCCAGACATCCGGACGCTCTTCGTTGCCCTGCCCCAGGCATCCTGTAGCCTTTGGCCTCTTCTTCATGCCACCAACATTAACCAGCTTCCATTAGATCTCTCTGCAGATGGTGATCGAGAGCCTCCAGTTAATTTTTTCAATATAGAGTTTGCTACGGCTCTATTGGCCATGTCATTTCCCTTTTCCATCTTCATTTTGTTGATTGTATTTTCCAGTGGGAACTATTTCACTACCCCCGATCACCTGAGCCAGATGGGAATGATTTTGCTCCTGGCATTTGGGAGTCTCCTATTGATGACATCCCTACTCCGATCTCATAATCTTCTACAGATAAGCCCTTGGGTGAAAAAAATATCTGGCGGAGATCAAAGACCTCTAGGGCATTGCCCCATAGCATTCCAGCATCCCTTAATTTAA
- a CDS encoding glycosyltransferase family 4 protein, with amino-acid sequence MRVLFLHTNFPAQYRHVALALSQDPKNQVVFGTQNQEVELGGIRKAIFQPSREAHPSTHHYIRPLESAVLNGQAVFRLANQLQAAGFVPDVICGHSGWGPTLYMKDVFPKTPLLCYFEWFYHARGSDADFDPAAPLAMDDLPRIRTKNAPILLDLYSCDRGLSPTHWQQSQFPPEFHSKISVLHDGVDTNYFRPNPGSKLVLPNLDLSQVDELITYVSRGMEPYRGFPQFIEALAHIQQRRPHCHAVIVASERVCYGKSLPNGISYKDYMLKKVPLDLSRVHFVGTLPYGLYLKVLQASSAHIYLTKPFVLSWSMIEAMSAGCLVVGSATAPVKEVIQDGKNGLLFDFFSPTQLADRIDEVMNHPTRLASLRVNARTTALENYALAKLLPQHLQLIQNVAQRSLVPG; translated from the coding sequence ATGCGAGTTCTGTTTCTCCATACCAACTTTCCGGCTCAGTACCGGCATGTGGCTCTGGCTCTGAGTCAGGATCCTAAAAATCAGGTGGTTTTTGGGACTCAAAACCAAGAAGTGGAACTGGGGGGAATACGCAAAGCAATTTTTCAACCCTCCCGTGAGGCCCATCCCAGCACCCATCACTACATTCGCCCCCTGGAATCTGCGGTTTTAAACGGCCAAGCGGTCTTCCGGCTAGCCAACCAACTCCAGGCTGCGGGTTTTGTCCCCGATGTGATCTGTGGCCATTCTGGATGGGGGCCAACCCTCTACATGAAGGATGTCTTCCCCAAGACCCCGCTCCTCTGCTACTTTGAGTGGTTTTACCATGCCCGAGGGTCCGATGCGGACTTTGATCCGGCCGCCCCCCTAGCCATGGATGACTTACCCCGCATCCGGACAAAAAACGCCCCGATTTTGCTTGATCTCTACAGCTGCGATCGCGGACTTTCTCCCACCCACTGGCAGCAGTCCCAATTCCCCCCCGAATTTCACTCCAAGATTTCCGTGCTCCATGATGGGGTGGATACCAACTACTTCCGCCCCAACCCCGGCAGCAAACTGGTGCTGCCCAACCTGGATCTCTCCCAGGTGGATGAGCTGATCACCTATGTTTCCCGGGGGATGGAACCCTACCGGGGATTTCCTCAGTTCATCGAAGCCCTGGCCCATATCCAACAGCGTCGTCCCCACTGCCATGCGGTAATTGTGGCCTCGGAACGGGTGTGTTACGGGAAGTCGCTGCCCAACGGCATCAGCTACAAAGACTACATGCTTAAGAAAGTACCGCTGGATCTGTCGCGAGTGCATTTTGTGGGGACGCTCCCCTACGGACTATACCTGAAGGTTCTTCAAGCCTCCTCAGCCCACATTTACCTTACTAAACCCTTTGTACTCTCCTGGTCGATGATTGAGGCCATGTCGGCCGGGTGTCTGGTGGTTGGTTCCGCCACCGCTCCGGTGAAGGAAGTGATTCAGGACGGTAAAAATGGGCTGCTGTTTGATTTCTTCTCCCCCACCCAGTTGGCCGATCGCATTGATGAGGTGATGAATCATCCTACCCGGTTGGCCTCCCTGCGGGTGAATGCTCGCACCACCGCCCTGGAAAACTATGCCTTAGCAAAATTGCTGCCCCAGCATTTGCAATTGATTCAAAATGTGGCGCAGAGATCCCTCGTTCCTGGCTGA
- a CDS encoding NAD(P)H-quinone oxidoreductase subunit O, with protein sequence MTVKKGDLVRAIREKLDNSLEAQASDPRFSSYLFETKGEVVDVRGDYAFVKFGQVPTPNIWLRLDQLEIFS encoded by the coding sequence ATGACAGTGAAAAAGGGTGATCTCGTCCGTGCCATCCGGGAGAAATTAGACAATAGCCTCGAAGCTCAAGCGAGTGACCCCCGGTTTTCGTCCTATCTCTTCGAAACCAAGGGTGAAGTAGTGGATGTTCGGGGGGACTATGCCTTTGTCAAATTTGGGCAGGTTCCCACTCCCAATATCTGGTTGCGGTTGGATCAGTTAGAAATTTTTAGTTAA
- the mdh gene encoding malate dehydrogenase, with translation MTIDAAITCSSPRVAIIGAGNVGSTLAQRIIEKNLADVVLLDVVAGRPQGIALDLLEARGIEHHDRQIVGTLDYADTAHANIVVITAGLPRRPGISRDDLAQTNAQIVMEATQRAIAYSPNAILIVVTNPLDVMTYLAWQVSGLPAHRVMGMAGVLDSARFQTFIALELGLSITDIHAMVLGSHGDLMVPLPRYTTVRGIPISDLLEPAVIERLVERTRNGGAEIVNLMQTGGAYYAPAASVCQMIEAILLNRPRLLPIAAYLEGEYGLQDVFLGVPCRLGCHGVAQILELDLQAGELAALQGAAQAVREQLDRVQAMLAALASTRR, from the coding sequence ATGACGATTGACGCTGCCATTACATGCTCCTCCCCCCGTGTTGCCATCATCGGTGCTGGGAATGTAGGGAGTACGCTGGCTCAACGGATTATTGAGAAGAATCTGGCCGATGTGGTATTGCTAGATGTCGTTGCGGGTCGCCCCCAGGGAATTGCCCTGGATTTACTAGAAGCGCGGGGAATTGAGCACCACGATCGCCAGATTGTCGGGACTTTAGACTACGCCGATACGGCTCATGCCAATATTGTTGTGATCACTGCTGGGTTGCCCCGCAGACCTGGGATCAGTCGGGATGATCTGGCTCAAACCAACGCCCAAATTGTGATGGAGGCAACCCAACGGGCGATCGCCTATTCTCCCAATGCCATCTTGATTGTGGTCACTAATCCGCTGGATGTGATGACCTATCTGGCCTGGCAAGTCAGCGGCCTCCCAGCTCACCGGGTGATGGGAATGGCAGGTGTCTTAGATTCTGCTCGATTTCAGACCTTTATTGCCCTAGAGTTGGGGCTGTCGATCACTGATATCCATGCGATGGTGCTGGGGAGTCATGGGGATCTGATGGTGCCGTTACCACGCTATACTACGGTGCGGGGGATTCCGATTTCAGACTTACTGGAACCCGCTGTGATTGAACGGTTAGTCGAGCGCACCCGCAACGGTGGCGCTGAAATTGTCAATTTGATGCAAACGGGGGGCGCTTACTATGCGCCTGCAGCTTCTGTCTGCCAGATGATTGAAGCAATTTTGTTGAATCGCCCCCGGTTACTCCCCATTGCTGCATACCTTGAGGGTGAATACGGACTCCAGGATGTGTTTCTGGGAGTGCCCTGCCGCTTAGGATGTCATGGGGTCGCACAAATTCTGGAACTCGATTTGCAAGCTGGGGAACTAGCTGCCCTCCAAGGTGCAGCACAAGCAGTTCGCGAGCAGCTCGACCGGGTGCAGGCAATGCTGGCAGCACTGGCCTCGACGCGACGTTAG
- a CDS encoding YqhA family protein, which produces MEFLWVFKAMIKQNFIEVISHIITGIDLYLIGIVLLIFGLGIYELFISKIDPDEREDSDTGVLEIKSLENLKDKLLKAIIMVLVVTFFKQILSIKVESTQDLLYSGISILLIATSGYLMHYSSSDHH; this is translated from the coding sequence ATGGAATTTTTGTGGGTTTTCAAGGCTATGATAAAACAAAACTTTATCGAAGTCATCAGTCATATTATTACAGGTATTGACTTGTATTTAATTGGAATTGTTCTGTTAATCTTTGGATTGGGGATTTATGAGTTATTTATCTCAAAAATCGATCCAGATGAACGGGAGGACAGCGATACTGGAGTTCTTGAGATTAAATCTCTAGAAAATTTAAAAGACAAACTGCTAAAAGCCATTATTATGGTGCTGGTTGTTACCTTTTTTAAGCAAATTCTCTCCATCAAAGTTGAATCTACTCAGGATCTACTCTATTCAGGAATTTCCATCCTCCTGATTGCCACCAGTGGTTACTTAATGCATTACTCTTCTTCCGACCATCATTAA
- a CDS encoding right-handed parallel beta-helix repeat-containing protein: MSSPATPTVQPITPELPPPPPPQPTTLVVAPDSPYPTLGAAISAAVPGSTIQVQPGTYRESLVVDKPLLIEGIGAAEQVVIQAENGPCLRIQTDQATVRNLLLLGQSAAHYAVEVHQGELRLERCNIITLKALGNLGVQGACARIAIAECGIYVGEDSAGVVVADNGGGTIENCLISGSPNSQILVEIKTGGDPVIRGCQILHGHHHGVVISQNAGATIESCEIAHNGGAAIAILTGGNPLIRQCRIHHNQGNGILAADEGRGTIEQCDIFGHAQSEVLITTAGSPIFWQCRIHEGQQSCLEVVEAGQGTLDECDLFGSSATAPVVVIESGGDPLIRHCQIRDGHAYGLVVRNQGKGTIDGCHIAGNREGAWTVAPDCQVVGLAT; encoded by the coding sequence TTGAGTTCCCCTGCTACCCCAACCGTTCAGCCAATTACACCGGAACTCCCGCCGCCCCCCCCTCCCCAACCCACAACCCTGGTGGTCGCACCGGACAGCCCCTACCCCACCTTGGGAGCAGCCATCAGCGCTGCCGTGCCGGGATCTACGATCCAGGTTCAACCGGGCACCTATCGCGAGAGCCTGGTTGTAGATAAACCCTTACTGATTGAAGGAATTGGTGCTGCCGAGCAAGTGGTGATTCAAGCTGAAAACGGCCCCTGTCTGCGGATACAGACTGATCAGGCAACAGTGCGCAATCTCCTCCTCCTCGGTCAGTCTGCCGCCCACTATGCAGTCGAGGTTCACCAGGGAGAACTCCGACTCGAACGCTGTAACATTATTACCCTCAAAGCCTTGGGTAACCTGGGGGTTCAGGGTGCCTGCGCCCGAATTGCGATCGCTGAGTGTGGCATTTATGTCGGTGAGGACTCCGCAGGAGTTGTGGTGGCAGATAACGGGGGTGGCACCATCGAGAACTGCCTGATCTCCGGGAGTCCCAATAGCCAGATTTTAGTGGAGATTAAAACCGGGGGAGATCCGGTGATACGAGGCTGTCAGATTCTCCATGGACATCACCATGGCGTTGTCATTTCCCAGAATGCAGGCGCTACCATCGAGTCCTGTGAAATCGCCCACAATGGCGGTGCTGCCATCGCCATTCTCACGGGAGGCAACCCCCTGATCCGTCAATGTCGGATTCATCATAACCAAGGGAATGGGATTTTGGCGGCTGACGAAGGTCGAGGCACGATCGAGCAGTGCGATATCTTTGGCCATGCCCAGTCAGAGGTCTTGATTACCACCGCAGGCAGCCCCATTTTCTGGCAATGTCGAATCCACGAGGGGCAGCAGTCCTGCTTGGAGGTTGTGGAAGCTGGTCAGGGAACCCTCGACGAATGCGATCTCTTTGGCAGTTCAGCAACCGCTCCAGTCGTTGTGATTGAATCTGGCGGGGATCCGCTAATCCGCCACTGTCAAATTCGCGATGGTCATGCCTACGGACTGGTGGTTCGCAACCAAGGCAAAGGCACGATCGATGGCTGTCACATCGCCGGTAACCGTGAGGGAGCTTGGACGGTGGCACCAGATTGTCAGGTTGTGGGCTTGGCGACTTAG
- a CDS encoding DNA methyltransferase, producing the protein MDTPDPSAACRPSAINQLQAQDRAGHNWYRFVLSFPPHLVRDYLKRFGITSDQQVLDPFCGTGTTLVECKKLGIPSVGVEANAMAHFASQVKLDWTLNPDQLRRQAHEVAERTQTLLASDRGELRRLEPDRQQLLLKNSISPRPLHKTLTLLEQLQQHSDHRPLPHGQLALAKALVSKIGNLHFGPEVGIGTIKADAPVVEAWLTEVGAIAQDLQDFQSQASFPPAIVHQGDARQMRQVLTPGTIDAVITSPPYPNEKDYTRTTRLESVLLGLIRDRAALKALKQGLVRSNTRNVYKLDQDDQWIASHPEIQRLAAAIEAKRIELGKTSGFERLYARVTKLYFGGMAQHLADLRPILRPGAHLAYVVGDQASFFRILIHTGELLAAIAQSLGYELVSIDLFRTRRATATRAELREEVVVLRWVGDGQRPLSEHRSLQN; encoded by the coding sequence ATGGACACCCCTGACCCTTCGGCAGCTTGCCGCCCCAGCGCGATCAACCAACTGCAAGCCCAGGATCGGGCCGGCCATAATTGGTATCGTTTTGTCCTGTCTTTCCCCCCCCACCTCGTCCGGGACTACCTGAAACGCTTTGGCATTACCTCAGACCAGCAAGTCCTGGATCCCTTCTGTGGCACGGGTACTACCCTGGTAGAGTGCAAAAAACTGGGCATTCCCAGTGTGGGAGTGGAAGCCAATGCCATGGCCCACTTTGCCAGCCAGGTGAAACTCGACTGGACTCTGAATCCCGATCAATTGCGGCGACAAGCCCATGAGGTAGCGGAGCGCACCCAGACACTCCTCGCATCAGATCGTGGGGAGTTGCGGCGTCTGGAACCCGATCGCCAGCAACTGCTCCTGAAGAACTCCATCAGTCCCCGCCCCCTGCACAAAACCCTCACCTTATTGGAACAACTTCAACAGCACTCCGATCACCGCCCCCTTCCCCATGGACAACTGGCCTTGGCCAAAGCCCTCGTGAGTAAAATTGGCAATCTCCACTTTGGCCCCGAGGTGGGCATCGGCACCATCAAGGCCGATGCCCCGGTGGTGGAAGCCTGGTTGACCGAAGTGGGGGCGATCGCCCAGGATCTCCAAGATTTTCAATCCCAAGCTAGCTTCCCTCCGGCGATTGTTCACCAGGGCGATGCCCGCCAGATGCGCCAGGTACTAACCCCTGGGACGATTGATGCCGTGATCACCTCCCCTCCCTACCCCAACGAAAAAGACTACACCCGCACCACCCGCTTAGAGTCAGTGCTGTTGGGTTTGATTCGCGATCGCGCCGCCTTAAAAGCCCTCAAACAGGGGTTAGTGCGGTCGAATACCCGCAATGTCTACAAGCTAGATCAAGATGATCAGTGGATTGCCAGCCATCCTGAAATTCAACGCCTCGCCGCCGCGATCGAAGCCAAGCGCATTGAACTAGGGAAAACCAGTGGCTTTGAACGCCTCTATGCTCGAGTCACCAAGCTTTATTTTGGAGGCATGGCGCAACATCTGGCGGATCTACGCCCGATTTTACGCCCTGGTGCCCATTTGGCCTACGTGGTCGGCGATCAGGCCTCCTTCTTCCGGATTCTCATCCATACCGGTGAACTCCTGGCCGCAATTGCCCAATCCCTGGGTTATGAACTGGTGAGCATTGATCTGTTTCGCACCCGCCGCGCCACGGCCACCCGCGCCGAACTGCGTGAAGAAGTGGTGGTGCTGCGCTGGGTGGGCGATGGTCAAAGACCACTCTCCGAGCATCGCTCCCTCCAGAATTGA
- a CDS encoding pentapeptide repeat-containing protein, translating into MANMEHLAQLKQGSDRWQAWRQQFPHLEPDLRGADLRGVNLRGVNFRKVDLTHACLVAANLSQANLSYANLQGADLTEVDLQETEMVNGVLLAACLIDANLRQSNLIGSDLRGANLRGADFSAANLIGVSLTNANLREADLTHADCRRASLSGANLNAANLSHANLSSANLCNAELFAADLSRADLQRAKLIQAHLNGANLFRADLGQADLSGADLRWSNLAKVNLRGANLSTANLRRAILKRSDLRGANLLGADLEAVDCSDAKLSGTVLPDGRIHP; encoded by the coding sequence ATGGCAAATATGGAGCATCTTGCCCAACTGAAACAGGGGAGCGATCGCTGGCAGGCATGGCGACAACAATTTCCCCATCTGGAACCTGATTTACGCGGTGCTGATCTACGGGGGGTAAATCTGCGGGGGGTAAATTTCCGTAAGGTCGATCTGACCCATGCCTGTTTAGTGGCTGCCAACTTGTCACAAGCAAACCTCAGTTATGCCAACCTTCAGGGGGCTGATCTCACCGAGGTAGACCTGCAAGAGACTGAAATGGTCAATGGGGTACTGTTAGCTGCCTGCTTGATCGATGCCAACCTGCGGCAGTCAAATTTAATCGGTTCTGATCTGCGGGGGGCAAATTTGCGGGGCGCTGACTTCAGTGCCGCCAATTTAATTGGGGTATCCCTGACCAACGCAAATTTACGGGAAGCTGACTTGACCCATGCTGATTGCCGACGCGCCAGTTTGAGTGGCGCGAATTTAAATGCTGCCAACCTCAGTCATGCAAATCTCAGTTCGGCAAACCTCTGTAACGCAGAATTATTTGCAGCGGATCTATCCAGGGCTGACCTGCAACGGGCAAAATTGATCCAAGCCCACCTAAATGGGGCGAATTTATTCCGAGCGGATCTGGGCCAAGCCGATCTGAGCGGAGCCGACTTGCGGTGGTCAAATTTAGCAAAAGTGAATCTTCGAGGGGCCAACCTGAGTACTGCCAATCTTAGGAGGGCAATTTTGAAACGGTCGGATCTTCGAGGGGCCAACCTGCTGGGTGCTGATCTAGAAGCGGTGGATTGCTCTGATGCCAAATTATCTGGGACGGTGCTTCCGGACGGTCGAATTCATCCTTAA